From Flavobacterium alkalisoli, the proteins below share one genomic window:
- a CDS encoding quinone-dependent dihydroorotate dehydrogenase codes for MYKSLIRPVLFRFDPEKIHHFTFSTIRFLNSIPGMPSLLKSMYEVNDPKLEREVFGLKFKNPVGLAAGLDKDAKLYKELGNLGFGFIEIGTLTPKPQDGNPKKRLFRLREDSGLINRMGFNNGGVAAAVERLKKNPAGKGHVLIGGNIGKNKVTPNEDAVSDYEICFDALYDYVDYFVVNVSSPNTPNLRELQDKEPLTQLLQTLQDKNQTKPVQKPILLKIAPDLTDSQLLDIIDIVKTTKIAGVIATNTTISREGLISENQKEMGGLSGKPLTKRSTEVIRFLSEKSNKAFPIIGVGGIHSADDAIEKLEAGASLVQLYTGFIYEGPGLIKAINKRLLAKK; via the coding sequence ATGTACAAATCTTTAATAAGGCCTGTATTATTCCGTTTTGATCCGGAAAAAATCCACCACTTTACATTTTCAACCATCAGATTTTTAAACAGCATACCGGGTATGCCGTCCTTGCTTAAATCGATGTATGAGGTAAATGACCCAAAACTGGAGCGTGAAGTATTCGGGCTTAAATTTAAGAATCCGGTAGGACTTGCAGCAGGGCTTGATAAAGATGCAAAACTGTACAAAGAGCTTGGTAACCTGGGCTTTGGCTTTATTGAGATAGGAACACTTACTCCAAAACCACAGGATGGTAACCCTAAAAAAAGGCTTTTCAGGCTTAGGGAAGACAGTGGTCTTATTAACCGAATGGGCTTTAATAATGGCGGAGTTGCCGCTGCTGTGGAGCGTCTTAAAAAGAACCCGGCAGGTAAAGGCCACGTGCTTATAGGAGGTAATATTGGTAAAAACAAAGTGACCCCTAACGAAGATGCTGTAAGCGATTACGAAATATGCTTTGATGCACTATATGATTATGTAGACTACTTTGTGGTAAATGTAAGTTCGCCAAATACCCCAAACCTTAGGGAACTACAGGATAAAGAGCCTCTTACACAATTACTGCAAACACTACAGGATAAAAATCAAACAAAACCGGTACAGAAACCGATATTGCTTAAAATAGCTCCTGATCTTACTGATAGCCAGTTACTGGATATTATTGATATTGTAAAAACTACAAAAATAGCGGGTGTTATTGCTACCAACACTACCATTTCACGTGAAGGGCTAATATCTGAAAACCAAAAAGAAATGGGCGGACTTAGCGGTAAGCCTCTTACTAAAAGATCTACCGAGGTAATAAGGTTCCTTTCAGAAAAGAGTAATAAGGCATTCCCTATAATAGGAGTGGGAGGTATTCACTCTGCCGATGATGCTATTGAAAAACTGGAAGCAGGTGCGAGCCTGGTACAGCTTTATACGGGCTTTATTTATGAAGGTCCGGGACTTATAAAAGCCATAAATAAAAGGCTGCTTGCTAAAAAGTAA
- a CDS encoding HD domain-containing protein: MLKSVFTELVSQYKNETAETLWLEINEHYNGKDRKYHNLIHLENMYKELLACKELITDWKTVLFALFYHDIIYKSTRNDNEEQSALLAEKRLKLINYPEDRIAKCKQLILATKSHLPVSDIDTNLFTDSDLSILGYDWETYYDYSKNVRKEYSFYPDILYKPGRKKVLQHFLSMTYIFKTDYFREKYEDNAKENIRKELTKL, encoded by the coding sequence ATGCTTAAGAGTGTATTTACAGAACTGGTAAGCCAATATAAAAACGAAACTGCAGAAACACTTTGGCTTGAAATAAACGAGCATTATAACGGAAAAGACCGCAAATACCATAATCTTATACATTTAGAAAACATGTATAAAGAACTGCTAGCCTGTAAAGAGCTCATTACAGACTGGAAAACAGTTCTTTTTGCTTTGTTCTACCATGATATTATATATAAGTCAACCAGAAACGATAACGAAGAGCAAAGTGCTTTACTTGCCGAAAAAAGGTTAAAACTTATAAACTACCCTGAAGACAGGATTGCAAAGTGCAAACAACTGATTTTAGCTACAAAGTCACATTTACCGGTAAGCGATATAGATACCAATCTGTTTACGGATTCCGATCTTTCCATACTGGGATATGATTGGGAAACGTACTACGACTACTCAAAAAACGTTAGAAAAGAATACTCTTTCTATCCTGACATTCTTTACAAGCCGGGAAGAAAAAAAGTTTTACAGCATTTTCTTTCTATGACGTACATATTTAAAACCGACTATTTCAGGGAAAAATATGAGGACAACGCTAAAGAAAACATAAGAAAAGAATTAACCAAACTTTAG
- a CDS encoding sensor histidine kinase, which translates to MNNFNENTAPASLSFELMKMAFDAPNNRSIFFTPVYNEEKEIIDFRFTLLSRGTIDFFKGIDRTGQTLLEILPDQIAQIESLKKAFLDNEQQNWVRYYENLEGKQHWFKVSDCKVGNGVYRIWEDITEQKIAEKKINALLAEQIEDKYLSLFNSVDQGFCIIEMIFDENDNAIDYRFIKTNPAFEKQTGLKDAIGKTMKEIEPKHENHWFEIYGEIAKTGKPQYFEQEAKELINGWYEVSAFPLNEELNNKVAVIFNDITARKNVQKELSEFNSRLEEEVRERTASLKKVNSLLEQKNIQLENSNRELESFNYIASHDLQEPLRKIQTFISFIKDRDMSREEAEPYIKKIHSSAGRMTQLIKDVLVYSRLSVEKEFVDVDLNDILDNVIADYELLIKEKKAKIEKSWLPTLKAIPLQMEQLFSNLISNSLKYSSEKPVITISHEINPLTNTIHLIFSDNGIGFDAQYSEQIFKLFQRLHGKGDYAGTGIGLSICKKIVEQHRGTISAKSQPGMGATFNITLPLN; encoded by the coding sequence ATGAATAATTTCAATGAAAATACTGCACCTGCCTCATTAAGTTTTGAACTTATGAAAATGGCATTTGATGCCCCTAACAATCGCAGTATATTCTTTACTCCTGTGTACAATGAAGAAAAAGAAATTATAGATTTCAGGTTCACTTTATTAAGCCGTGGTACAATAGACTTCTTTAAAGGTATAGACCGTACCGGGCAAACATTACTGGAAATATTGCCCGATCAGATAGCCCAAATAGAAAGTTTAAAAAAAGCTTTTTTAGACAACGAACAACAAAATTGGGTTAGGTATTATGAAAATCTTGAAGGGAAACAACATTGGTTTAAAGTATCTGACTGCAAAGTAGGCAATGGTGTTTATAGAATATGGGAAGATATTACCGAACAAAAAATTGCCGAGAAAAAAATCAATGCTCTTTTAGCCGAACAGATTGAAGATAAGTACCTTTCTTTATTTAATTCTGTCGACCAGGGCTTTTGTATTATTGAGATGATTTTTGATGAAAACGATAATGCTATAGATTATCGGTTCATAAAAACCAATCCTGCTTTTGAAAAACAGACAGGATTAAAAGACGCCATCGGCAAAACCATGAAAGAAATAGAACCTAAACATGAAAATCACTGGTTCGAAATTTATGGTGAAATTGCAAAAACAGGTAAACCTCAATATTTTGAACAGGAGGCAAAAGAGCTTATTAATGGATGGTATGAGGTTTCTGCCTTTCCTTTAAATGAAGAGCTCAACAATAAAGTAGCAGTTATATTTAATGACATTACAGCCCGTAAAAATGTACAAAAAGAATTGAGTGAGTTTAACTCCCGACTTGAGGAAGAAGTTAGAGAAAGAACCGCATCGTTAAAGAAAGTGAACTCCTTACTGGAACAAAAAAATATACAGCTGGAAAACTCCAACAGGGAGTTGGAATCGTTTAACTATATTGCCAGTCATGACTTACAGGAGCCTTTAAGAAAGATACAAACGTTTATAAGTTTCATTAAAGACAGAGACATGTCGCGTGAAGAGGCAGAACCTTACATCAAGAAAATACACAGCTCTGCAGGACGTATGACACAGCTTATTAAAGACGTATTGGTATACAGCAGGCTATCTGTAGAAAAAGAATTTGTAGATGTTGACCTCAACGATATTCTTGATAATGTTATTGCCGATTATGAGCTTTTAATAAAGGAAAAAAAAGCTAAAATTGAAAAAAGCTGGCTGCCTACCTTAAAAGCAATACCCTTACAAATGGAGCAGCTGTTTTCTAACCTTATAAGCAATTCATTAAAATACAGCAGCGAAAAACCGGTTATTACCATATCACACGAAATAAACCCTTTAACCAATACAATCCATCTTATCTTCTCAGATAATGGTATTGGTTTTGATGCACAATACAGCGAACAGATATTTAAATTATTCCAAAGGCTTCATGGAAAAGGAGATTATGCCGGTACCGGAATAGGCCTAAGTATATGTAAAAAAATTGTTGAACAGCACAGAGGAACTATATCGGCAAAATCACAACCGGGCATGGGTGCTACTTTTAACATTACACTACCTTTAAACTAG
- the pepT gene encoding peptidase T: MQHIIDRFISYVTVDTESDPNSNTTPSTAKQWDLANQLVEELKAIGMEDVTIDEHAYIMATLPSNVDHEVPVIGFVSHFDTTPDFTGANVNPQIIENYDGGDIILNKEQNIVLSPGYFKDLLQYKGQTLITTDGTTLLGADDKAGITEIVTAMEYLIKHPEIKHGKIRVGFTPDEEIGRGAHKFDVEKFGADWAYTMDGSQIGELEYENFNAAGAKITFSGKSVHPGYAKGKMINSMLLANKFISKLPKEEVPEKTSGYDGFFHVTGINGSIEETTVQLIIRDHDKKKFEKRKKLVAKITESINEKYAKQFGGDIAKAEIKDQYFNMKEKVEPVFHIVEIAEKAMKELGIKPIIKPIRGGTDGSQLSYMGLPCPNIFAGGHNFHGKYEYVPVESMQKAVEVIVKIAELTAEKK; the protein is encoded by the coding sequence ATGCAGCATATTATTGACCGCTTTATTAGCTATGTCACTGTTGATACAGAATCTGATCCAAACTCTAACACTACACCCAGTACTGCAAAACAATGGGACCTTGCCAACCAGCTTGTAGAAGAACTTAAAGCTATAGGTATGGAAGATGTTACCATAGATGAGCATGCTTATATTATGGCTACGCTTCCTTCAAATGTAGATCATGAAGTACCTGTAATAGGTTTTGTTTCTCACTTTGACACTACTCCCGATTTTACAGGAGCTAATGTTAATCCACAAATTATAGAAAACTATGATGGTGGCGACATAATACTTAATAAAGAGCAAAATATAGTGCTGTCTCCGGGTTATTTTAAAGACCTTTTACAATATAAAGGGCAAACCCTTATCACTACCGATGGAACGACTCTTTTAGGAGCAGACGACAAAGCAGGTATTACAGAAATTGTTACTGCTATGGAGTACCTTATTAAGCATCCTGAAATTAAGCACGGTAAAATACGTGTAGGTTTTACTCCGGATGAGGAAATTGGTCGTGGAGCTCATAAGTTTGACGTAGAGAAATTTGGCGCAGACTGGGCTTATACAATGGACGGCAGCCAGATAGGTGAACTTGAATACGAAAACTTTAATGCTGCAGGCGCTAAAATTACTTTTAGCGGTAAGAGTGTACACCCTGGTTACGCTAAAGGAAAAATGATAAACTCTATGTTATTAGCCAATAAGTTTATCTCTAAACTTCCTAAAGAAGAAGTACCTGAGAAAACTTCAGGTTACGACGGGTTCTTCCACGTAACAGGAATAAACGGAAGTATTGAGGAAACTACAGTTCAGCTTATCATCCGTGATCACGATAAAAAGAAATTTGAAAAAAGGAAAAAGCTTGTTGCCAAGATTACTGAAAGTATCAATGAAAAATATGCTAAGCAATTTGGCGGTGACATAGCCAAAGCTGAGATAAAAGACCAGTACTTTAACATGAAAGAAAAGGTTGAGCCCGTTTTCCATATTGTAGAGATTGCTGAAAAAGCTATGAAAGAACTGGGTATTAAACCTATCATCAAACCTATTAGAGGTGGGACAGATGGTTCTCAGCTATCATACATGGGCTTACCTTGCCCTAACATATTTGCGGGTGGACATAACTTCCACGGAAAATATGAATATGTTCCTGTAGAGAGCATGCAAAAAGCTGTAGAAGTAATTGTAAAGATTGCAGAGCTTACAGCTGAAAAGAAATAA
- a CDS encoding YdeI/OmpD-associated family protein gives MEERKTWDKTNQWSEELELLKSIINKTPLTETTKWGGIVYTYNDKNVLGIGGFKNFFTIWFFKGVFLKDEQEILVNANEGNTKSLRQWRFTSKKEVNEKEVLKYINEAIEVEKAGLEIKPEKRETVIPEYLQEELDNSTALKAAFEQLTPFKQREYAEFIETARREATKLSRVEKIKPMILDGIGLNDKYR, from the coding sequence ATGGAAGAAAGAAAAACATGGGATAAGACCAATCAGTGGAGCGAAGAGCTTGAGCTGCTTAAAAGTATTATCAATAAAACCCCGTTAACCGAAACGACCAAATGGGGAGGTATTGTTTACACCTATAACGACAAGAATGTTTTGGGGATAGGCGGTTTCAAAAACTTTTTTACCATATGGTTCTTTAAAGGTGTTTTTCTTAAAGATGAACAAGAAATACTTGTAAACGCTAACGAGGGGAATACAAAATCGTTAAGACAATGGCGCTTTACCTCAAAAAAAGAGGTTAACGAAAAAGAGGTGCTTAAGTATATTAACGAAGCTATTGAGGTAGAAAAAGCAGGACTTGAAATTAAACCTGAAAAAAGAGAAACGGTAATACCCGAATACCTTCAGGAAGAACTGGACAATTCTACAGCCTTAAAAGCTGCTTTTGAGCAACTAACACCCTTTAAGCAGCGTGAGTATGCCGAATTCATTGAAACTGCCAGGAGAGAAGCTACAAAGCTTTCAAGAGTGGAAAAAATTAAGCCCATGATTCTTGACGGAATCGGGCTTAATGATAAGTATAGATAA
- the yajC gene encoding preprotein translocase subunit YajC, protein MEAIQQFGPLVLIIAIFYFLMIVPQQKRQKKEKEFESNLKVGDKIVTKSGIHGKIAEIAETTVVIETMAGKLKMERSAISSELSQKLQNQK, encoded by the coding sequence ATGGAAGCAATTCAACAGTTTGGTCCTTTAGTTTTAATTATTGCGATATTTTATTTTTTAATGATTGTTCCGCAACAAAAAAGACAGAAAAAAGAAAAGGAATTTGAAAGTAACCTTAAGGTAGGTGATAAAATAGTTACAAAAAGCGGTATTCACGGTAAGATTGCTGAAATAGCAGAAACTACTGTAGTTATCGAGACTATGGCAGGTAAGCTTAAAATGGAGCGTTCTGCTATATCATCTGAACTTTCTCAAAAACTTCAGAATCAGAAATAA
- a CDS encoding DUF1573 domain-containing protein, with amino-acid sequence MLKKSAAMLAIASLVLSVSCKENAALKIDENAAKQAEIAHAEAGKMPVIKFETMEHDFGTIKQGDKVEYVYKFTNEGAADLVISQVKPSCGCTAPEWTKTPVAPGASGEIKVVFDSNGKSGKQSKTVNVHSNTESGTDVLKFTAEINAPQGIGAASH; translated from the coding sequence ATGTTAAAAAAATCAGCTGCTATGCTGGCCATAGCATCTTTAGTACTTTCAGTTTCATGCAAAGAAAACGCAGCGCTTAAAATTGATGAAAACGCAGCAAAACAAGCAGAAATAGCTCATGCTGAAGCTGGAAAAATGCCAGTAATTAAATTTGAAACAATGGAACACGACTTTGGAACCATTAAACAGGGTGATAAAGTTGAGTATGTATATAAGTTTACTAATGAAGGTGCTGCAGACCTAGTAATCAGCCAGGTTAAACCAAGCTGTGGTTGTACTGCTCCTGAATGGACTAAAACTCCTGTTGCACCGGGTGCGTCTGGTGAGATTAAAGTGGTTTTCGATTCTAACGGTAAATCAGGTAAACAAAGCAAAACTGTAAACGTACACTCTAATACTGAATCAGGAACAGACGTACTTAAATTTACGGCAGAAATTAATGCTCCACAAGGAATAGGTGCAGCATCACACTAA
- the nusB gene encoding transcription antitermination factor NusB has protein sequence MLNRRHIRVKVMQSIYAMHQNGSDSLDKEEKFLFQSIENVQDLYLIMLSALVEIRNSEELFLERSSKKHLATALERNPNKKFVNNIVLKLLNDSNSLSIAMEDRKITNWKNNDDYILILLDAVKSSKVYEKYMETKENNFFEDRDFVVDLFTEVVAPNEKLYEYLEDHKLTWVDDIPLVNTMIVKQLKQIKNVEEDVDALYIPKLFKDIDDREFVKSLFRKTVLNESELSQEFIDKTPNWDAERIAEIDSIILKMAICEFLKFPSIPVKVTINEYLEIAKEYSTPKSSIFINGILDNLIKDYQNTNKLVKTGRGLM, from the coding sequence ATGTTAAACAGAAGACATATTCGTGTTAAAGTGATGCAGTCAATTTATGCCATGCATCAAAATGGTTCAGATAGCCTTGATAAGGAAGAGAAATTTCTTTTCCAAAGTATTGAAAACGTTCAGGACCTGTACCTGATTATGCTTTCTGCATTGGTAGAAATTCGTAACAGTGAAGAACTGTTTTTAGAGAGATCCAGCAAAAAGCACCTTGCTACCGCACTGGAGCGCAATCCCAACAAAAAGTTTGTAAACAATATTGTACTTAAGCTTCTAAACGACAGCAATTCGTTAAGTATTGCTATGGAAGACAGGAAGATTACAAACTGGAAAAACAACGACGATTATATCCTTATCCTTCTTGATGCTGTTAAAAGCAGCAAAGTGTATGAAAAATATATGGAGACAAAGGAGAATAACTTTTTTGAAGACAGGGATTTTGTTGTAGACCTGTTTACAGAGGTTGTAGCTCCAAACGAAAAGCTGTATGAATATCTTGAAGATCATAAATTAACATGGGTAGATGATATTCCGCTTGTTAATACAATGATTGTTAAGCAGCTTAAGCAGATAAAGAATGTTGAGGAAGATGTAGATGCCCTTTATATACCTAAGCTTTTTAAAGATATTGACGACAGGGAGTTTGTAAAGAGTCTGTTTAGAAAGACCGTACTTAACGAGTCTGAACTTTCTCAGGAGTTTATCGATAAAACCCCTAACTGGGATGCTGAACGTATTGCTGAAATTGACTCTATTATCCTTAAAATGGCAATTTGCGAATTCTTAAAATTCCCGTCTATTCCTGTTAAGGTAACAATTAACGAATATCTTGAGATCGCTAAGGAGTATTCTACACCAAAAAGCAGTATCTTTATCAACGGTATTCTTGATAATTTGATTAAAGACTATCAAAACACCAATAAATTAGTAAAAACCGGCAGAGGTTTAATGTAG
- a CDS encoding Glu/Leu/Phe/Val dehydrogenase dimerization domain-containing protein, which translates to MITEVVKANELTKVDPVFGQASFNDHEQIVFCHDKDTGLKAIIGIHNTVLGPALGGTRMWKYANEWEALNDVLRLSRGMTYKSAISGLNLGGGKAVIIGDSKLDKTPELITRFGQFVNSLSGKYITAEDVGTTTPDMDLIRDVTPYVTGISEERGGSGNPSPVTAYGVYMGMKAAAMHQFGSASLDGKRVLVQGTGHVGETLIDYLTKEGALVQISDINQARMEEVGAKYGAKIFMGDDIYSADVDIYAPCALGATVNDETIERLKAKVIAGAANNQLANENIHGKMLQERGILYAPDFLINAGGIINVYAEIAGYDKVEAMKRTENIYNTTLEIFHFAEANGVTTQQAAMSIAQKRIDDRKKEMAK; encoded by the coding sequence ATGATAACAGAAGTTGTTAAAGCTAACGAACTTACAAAAGTCGATCCGGTTTTTGGGCAGGCTTCTTTCAATGACCACGAACAGATTGTTTTTTGTCATGACAAAGATACTGGTTTAAAAGCAATAATCGGTATTCATAATACAGTTTTAGGACCTGCACTTGGAGGTACAAGAATGTGGAAGTATGCAAACGAATGGGAAGCTTTAAATGACGTGTTAAGGCTTTCAAGAGGTATGACATACAAATCGGCTATCTCAGGTCTTAACCTGGGTGGTGGTAAAGCTGTTATTATTGGTGATTCTAAATTAGATAAGACTCCCGAGCTTATTACAAGATTCGGTCAGTTTGTAAACTCTCTTAGCGGTAAATATATCACTGCAGAGGATGTGGGTACAACAACTCCTGATATGGACCTTATCCGTGATGTGACTCCTTATGTTACAGGAATTTCTGAAGAAAGAGGTGGTTCCGGTAACCCTTCTCCTGTAACTGCTTACGGTGTTTATATGGGTATGAAAGCTGCTGCTATGCACCAGTTTGGTTCAGCAAGCCTTGATGGTAAAAGAGTATTAGTGCAAGGTACAGGTCACGTAGGTGAAACACTTATTGATTATCTTACTAAAGAAGGTGCTCTTGTACAGATATCTGATATCAACCAGGCAAGAATGGAAGAAGTGGGTGCTAAGTATGGTGCTAAAATATTTATGGGTGATGATATTTACAGTGCAGATGTAGATATTTATGCTCCTTGTGCTTTAGGTGCTACTGTAAACGATGAAACTATCGAAAGGCTTAAAGCTAAAGTTATTGCAGGTGCTGCAAACAACCAGCTTGCTAACGAAAATATTCACGGTAAGATGCTTCAGGAAAGAGGTATTCTTTATGCTCCTGACTTCCTAATCAATGCAGGTGGTATCATTAACGTTTATGCAGAGATTGCAGGTTATGATAAAGTAGAGGCAATGAAGAGAACAGAGAATATCTACAACACAACATTAGAGATATTCCACTTTGCAGAAGCTAACGGTGTAACTACACAGCAGGCTGCAATGTCTATCGCTCAAAAACGCATTGACGACAGAAAAAAAGAAATGGCTAAATAA
- a CDS encoding ABC transporter ATP-binding protein: protein MKELQHLNKYFIKYKFQFLLGIFITIIANIFSLFSPEYTGAILTSIEKATSGKITASVAQEQIFHSILIIIGTTLLAGVLTFFMRQTIIVMSRHIEFDLKNEIFEHYEKLSQNFYKKNRTGDLMNRISEDVNKVRSYVGPAIMYSLNTIIRFAVITTHMIIISPKLTLYTLLPLPILSYSIFKISVEINKRSTRYQENLSKLATFTQEMFSGIRVIKAYALEKQKQDDFTDLSRDSKDKNMSLAKVSALFGPFMILLIGISNLVVIYVGGKMYIDGTIAEIGTIAQFILYINMLTWPVASLGWISSMVQEAEASQKRINEFLKTEPEIQNTNPEHSVIEGDIAFTNVTFTYEDTNITALKNVSFSVEKGETLAILGKTGSGKSTILSLISRLYDIEEGKITVDGTDIKKLNLYDLRNSVGFVPQDAFLFSDTIKNNIKFGDEYATDEEVVSVAKKAVVHNNIIAFNKEYETVLGERGITLSGGQKQRVSIARAMIKNAPVLLLDDSLSAVDTETEEAILNNLMEFCKDKTTIIVSHRVSSAKNADKIIILEDGEIIQQGTHNQLVNEPGYYKELYLKQLSEKEIN from the coding sequence ATGAAGGAACTTCAGCATTTAAACAAATACTTTATAAAATATAAATTTCAATTTCTTTTAGGGATTTTTATCACGATTATCGCCAATATATTCTCTTTATTTTCACCGGAATATACCGGGGCGATATTAACCTCTATAGAAAAGGCAACTTCGGGTAAAATTACAGCGTCAGTTGCACAAGAACAGATATTTCACAGTATCCTTATAATTATAGGTACTACCCTGCTTGCCGGTGTACTTACCTTTTTTATGAGGCAAACTATTATAGTAATGTCAAGGCATATTGAGTTCGACTTAAAGAACGAGATATTCGAACATTATGAAAAGCTTTCGCAAAACTTTTATAAAAAGAACCGCACTGGCGACCTTATGAACCGCATTAGCGAAGACGTAAATAAGGTACGTTCTTATGTAGGCCCTGCTATAATGTACAGCCTTAACACCATTATACGTTTTGCGGTTATTACCACACACATGATAATTATATCGCCAAAACTTACACTTTACACGCTATTGCCATTACCTATACTATCATACAGTATATTTAAGATAAGTGTCGAAATAAACAAACGCAGCACCCGCTATCAGGAAAACCTGTCTAAACTTGCAACATTTACACAGGAAATGTTTTCAGGCATAAGGGTAATAAAAGCCTACGCACTTGAAAAACAAAAACAGGACGATTTTACCGACCTTTCAAGAGACAGTAAAGACAAAAATATGAGCCTTGCTAAAGTAAGCGCGCTATTTGGTCCGTTTATGATATTACTAATAGGTATAAGTAACCTTGTTGTAATATATGTAGGTGGTAAAATGTATATAGACGGCACCATTGCAGAAATAGGTACCATTGCACAATTTATACTATACATAAACATGCTTACATGGCCTGTTGCTTCTTTAGGATGGATATCAAGTATGGTTCAGGAAGCTGAGGCTTCACAAAAAAGGATTAACGAGTTCCTTAAAACAGAGCCGGAAATACAAAACACAAATCCGGAACACTCGGTTATCGAAGGTGATATCGCATTCACCAATGTTACCTTCACCTATGAAGACACCAACATTACAGCACTTAAAAATGTATCGTTTAGTGTAGAGAAAGGTGAAACACTGGCTATTCTGGGAAAAACAGGATCGGGTAAATCTACCATCCTTTCCCTAATTAGCAGGCTATATGATATTGAGGAAGGTAAAATAACTGTTGATGGTACCGATATTAAGAAACTTAATTTATACGACCTTAGAAACAGTGTAGGCTTTGTACCTCAGGACGCATTCCTTTTCTCAGACACCATTAAAAACAATATAAAATTTGGTGATGAATATGCTACTGATGAAGAAGTAGTTTCTGTTGCCAAAAAAGCTGTGGTACACAATAATATTATAGCTTTTAACAAGGAATACGAAACCGTATTAGGCGAAAGAGGTATTACACTTTCAGGAGGACAAAAACAGCGTGTTTCCATTGCACGAGCCATGATTAAAAATGCACCTGTATTATTGCTGGACGACTCGCTTTCTGCAGTAGATACTGAAACTGAGGAAGCTATATTAAATAACCTTATGGAGTTTTGTAAAGACAAGACTACTATTATTGTAAGCCACAGGGTATCCTCTGCCAAGAATGCCGATAAGATCATCATTTTAGAGGACGGAGAAATCATTCAGCAAGGAACTCACAATCAACTTGTAAACGAACCGGGATATTACAAAGAGCTATATTTAAAACAGCTTTCAGAAAAAGAAATAAATTAA
- a CDS encoding PUR family DNA/RNA-binding protein, with product MRDNDMLEKEEIFSKVLRAGRRTYFFDVRSTKADDYYLTVTESKKFTEEDGSFHFKKHKIYLYKEDFAAFKEILNEMTDYVLAHKGEEVISERHQKDFKKLFADKAEETVTTESFTDVNFDDI from the coding sequence ATGAGAGATAATGACATGCTTGAAAAAGAAGAAATCTTTTCTAAAGTTTTAAGGGCAGGAAGAAGGACATATTTTTTTGATGTGAGATCCACTAAAGCTGACGATTACTACCTAACAGTTACTGAAAGCAAAAAGTTTACAGAAGAAGATGGTTCTTTCCACTTTAAAAAACACAAGATTTATCTTTACAAGGAAGATTTCGCTGCTTTCAAAGAAATACTTAATGAAATGACCGATTATGTACTTGCACATAAAGGTGAAGAAGTAATATCTGAAAGACACCAGAAAGATTTCAAAAAACTGTTTGCCGATAAAGCTGAGGAAACTGTTACAACCGAAAGCTTTACAGACGTAAACTTTGACGACATTTAA
- a CDS encoding tRNA-binding protein, which produces MLTWEEFEKTEMRVGTITAVNDFPEARKPAYQLTIDFGTEIGVRKSSAQITKRYTKEQLTGRQIVAVVNFPKKQIGKFMSECLVLGAMGADNDIVLLAPDFKVENGLRIG; this is translated from the coding sequence ATGTTAACCTGGGAAGAATTTGAGAAAACCGAGATGCGGGTGGGTACTATAACTGCTGTAAATGATTTTCCTGAAGCCAGAAAGCCTGCCTATCAGCTTACTATAGATTTTGGGACTGAAATAGGGGTGAGGAAATCATCTGCGCAAATTACAAAGCGCTATACAAAGGAGCAGCTAACCGGCAGGCAGATTGTTGCTGTGGTGAATTTCCCTAAAAAGCAGATAGGGAAGTTTATGAGCGAATGCCTGGTACTTGGTGCTATGGGTGCAGATAATGATATTGTACTACTGGCACCCGATTTTAAAGTAGAAAACGGATTGCGAATAGGATAA